The segment GCCGGTCTCGACATCCGCTCCGAAACCACGAACCGCTAGGAGCAGGCTGATGGGTCCCGGTGTCGTTGCACTTCTGGTGTTCTTGGGCGCGCCGATCGCGTTCGTCCTGTTGCTGGCCGCGTTGGTGTACTACCTGTTGTCGCCACAGCCGGCGATGATCGTGGCCCAGCAGGTGATCACGGGGTTGGAATCGTTCCCCCTGTTGGCGGTCCCGTTCTTCGTGTTGGCGGGGTCGGCGATGGCGCGGGGCGGTCTGGCGCGGGAACTGCTGGACTTCGCGAACCTGCTGGTGGGGCGTCGGCGCGGCGGCCTGGCGCAGGTCAACGTGCTGAACAGCGTGATGATGGGCGGCATGTCGGGTTCGGCGATCGCCGACGGCGCGGTCGACGCCAAGGTCCTGGTCCCCGTGATGGTGCGGCACGGCTACACCCGGGTCTTCTCCTCGGCGTTGAGCGCCGCGACCGGGGTCATCGCGCCGATCATCCCGCCCGGCATCGGGATGATCATCTACGGTCTGGTGGCGCAGGTGTCGGTGGGACACCTGTTCGTCGGTGGGATCGTGCCCGGTCTGCTGCTGGCGGTGGCTCTGATGATCACTGTTTCGATCATCGCCCGCCGTCGCGGCTACGGGACGAGCCTGGATCATCGGCCCTCCGCGTCGGAGATCCTGAAGGCGGGCCGGAGGGCGCTTCCGGCATTGCTGATGCCGGTGTTGTTGATCGTCGGTCTGCGTGCTGGGGTGTTCACCCCGACCGAGCTCGGCGCGATCGCCGCGATCTACACCCTGCTCGTGG is part of the Spiractinospora alimapuensis genome and harbors:
- a CDS encoding TRAP transporter large permease; translation: MGPGVVALLVFLGAPIAFVLLLAALVYYLLSPQPAMIVAQQVITGLESFPLLAVPFFVLAGSAMARGGLARELLDFANLLVGRRRGGLAQVNVLNSVMMGGMSGSAIADGAVDAKVLVPVMVRHGYTRVFSSALSAATGVIAPIIPPGIGMIIYGLVAQVSVGHLFVGGIVPGLLLAVALMITVSIIARRRGYGTSLDHRPSASEILKAGRRALPALLMPVLLIVGLRAGVFTPTELGAIAAIYTLLVGAFVYRQITVRNIGEVLRDAVFATAVVMFMLAAGSGLGAVFTLEQIPQTLAGLLLGVSDNPWVVLIVINVLLLVLGMVIDATTLTIILAPILATAAVGLGVDPIHFGVVMVVNLTIGGITPPLGVVIFTVVGITKADLTQTFREILPFVAACVVVLFLITFIPDLVLWLPNFLLG